A region from the Methylocystis iwaonis genome encodes:
- a CDS encoding pyruvate kinase: MDTTERDLRTLRDDVAALREAVQTEGDARLADWGAAAAAMPGARNLAYYLALRGRDLIALQLRLASYGLSSLGRSEADVLGALDALLSTLRRLCGETAAYPARRSDDALAAACDQIFGDGDTRTRIMATLPSEAADDPGLVAALIDAGMDCARINCAHDDAAAWGRMAGHVRSAAERLGRPCRVLMDVAGPKLRIEEVRGPEKCRLFAGDRLRLVDQLDKRGKGIAAALNFQRIVGQLQVGAEISFDDGKASGRVLARESDGVEIEITAARAKGLRLKPGKGVNLPAVDLDLSPLTPKDLADLDAVAKFADLVGFSFVQRVEDIALLDRELAARRPDAPRQGLVLKIETPRAIRNLPGLIVAAAARGPAAVMIARGDLAVEVGFVRLSEMQEEILWLCEAAHVPVVWATQVLDQFVHEGVASRPETTDAAMAQRADCVMLNKGSYLPQGVRFLREVLGRMERHQSKKFPRLARLEAWS, translated from the coding sequence ATGGACACGACCGAGCGCGATCTCAGGACGCTGCGTGACGACGTCGCGGCCCTGCGCGAGGCAGTCCAAACGGAAGGCGACGCGCGCCTCGCCGATTGGGGCGCCGCAGCGGCGGCGATGCCCGGCGCCCGCAACCTTGCTTATTACCTCGCCCTGCGCGGTCGCGACCTGATCGCGCTGCAATTGCGCCTCGCTTCTTACGGCCTCTCCTCGCTCGGGCGGAGCGAAGCGGATGTGCTGGGCGCGCTCGACGCGCTTCTTTCGACTCTGCGCCGGCTCTGCGGAGAGACCGCGGCTTATCCTGCGCGCCGAAGCGACGACGCCCTCGCCGCCGCTTGCGACCAGATATTCGGCGACGGCGACACGCGCACCCGCATTATGGCGACCTTGCCGAGCGAAGCCGCCGACGATCCCGGCCTCGTCGCCGCGCTGATCGACGCGGGCATGGATTGCGCCCGGATCAATTGCGCGCATGACGACGCCGCCGCCTGGGGGCGCATGGCGGGCCATGTCCGCTCGGCCGCCGAGCGGCTCGGGCGGCCCTGCCGCGTGCTGATGGACGTCGCCGGGCCCAAGCTGCGCATAGAAGAGGTGCGCGGGCCCGAGAAATGCCGCCTCTTTGCCGGCGACCGCCTGCGCCTCGTCGATCAACTCGATAAGCGCGGCAAGGGGATCGCCGCGGCGCTGAATTTCCAGCGCATCGTCGGCCAACTCCAGGTGGGCGCCGAGATTTCCTTCGACGACGGCAAGGCCTCGGGCCGCGTTCTCGCCCGCGAAAGCGACGGCGTCGAGATCGAGATCACCGCGGCGCGCGCCAAGGGGCTGCGGCTCAAGCCTGGCAAGGGCGTCAATCTTCCCGCCGTCGACCTCGATCTCTCGCCGTTGACGCCCAAGGATCTGGCCGACCTCGACGCGGTCGCAAAGTTCGCGGACCTTGTCGGCTTCTCCTTCGTCCAGCGGGTCGAAGACATCGCTTTGCTCGATCGGGAGCTGGCCGCCCGGCGCCCGGACGCGCCCCGGCAGGGCCTGGTGCTCAAGATCGAGACGCCGCGCGCGATCCGCAACCTTCCGGGGCTGATCGTGGCGGCGGCGGCGCGCGGCCCCGCCGCCGTGATGATCGCGCGCGGCGATCTCGCCGTTGAGGTCGGCTTCGTCCGACTTTCGGAGATGCAGGAGGAGATTCTCTGGCTCTGCGAGGCCGCGCATGTCCCCGTGGTCTGGGCGACCCAGGTGCTCGATCAATTCGTCCACGAAGGCGTCGCCAGCCGCCCCGAGACAACCGACGCCGCCATGGCGCAGCGCGCCGATTGCGTGATGCTCAACAAGGGCAGCTATCTGCCGCAGGGCGTGCGCTTCTTGCGCGAAGTGCTCGGGCGCATGGAGCGCCACCAATCCAAGAAATTCCCCAGGCTGGCGCGGCTCGAGGCGTGGTCTTGA
- a CDS encoding zinc ribbon domain-containing protein YjdM has product MKCPKCGSEYAYQDGALWTCPECAHEWNEAEAAPEAPAQGEGVRDANGNLLATGDTVSLIKDLKVKGSSSTVKSGAKVKNIRLVDDAVDGHNISCKIDGIGAIYLKSEFVRKA; this is encoded by the coding sequence ATGAAGTGTCCAAAATGCGGTTCGGAATATGCTTACCAGGATGGCGCTTTGTGGACTTGCCCGGAATGCGCGCATGAGTGGAACGAAGCGGAGGCTGCGCCTGAAGCTCCAGCGCAAGGCGAAGGTGTGCGCGACGCCAATGGCAATCTGCTGGCGACGGGCGATACGGTGAGCCTGATCAAGGATTTGAAGGTCAAGGGATCATCCTCGACCGTTAAAAGCGGCGCCAAGGTCAAGAACATCCGTTTGGTTGACGATGCGGTCGATGGTCACAATATCTCGTGTAAAATCGACGGGATTGGCGCGATCTATCTAAAATCGGAGTTTGTCAGGAAGGCTTGA
- the dapE gene encoding succinyl-diaminopimelate desuccinylase, whose product MSLSRAVSLSRDLIRCPSVTPADAGALDVVERELKAAGFETHRLIFTEPGTPDVDNLFAKIGAGAPHLVFAGHTDVVPAGDVARWSSAPFAGEIVDGRLVGRGASDMKGAIGAFMAAALSYVARHGAPKGTISFLITGDEEGPSINGTVKMLDWARARGEKFDHAIVGEPTNVSALGDTIKIGRRGSLNGKIRVIGKQGHVAYPHRADNPVPAIARIVSALSSYEFDRGTAHFDPTNLEVSSIDVGNPAVNVIPGEARAQFNVRFNDAWTLETLRARIAAVVEEAAGAARVELEFLPSNAVSFLTEPGAFTALVSDAVTAVTGRTPELSTSGGTSDARFITRDCPVVEFGLTNETIHAVDENARVADIEALAAVYERILEAYFSG is encoded by the coding sequence ATGTCCCTCTCTCGCGCCGTTTCCCTCTCCCGCGATCTCATCCGCTGCCCGTCGGTCACGCCCGCCGACGCCGGCGCGCTCGATGTGGTGGAGCGCGAATTGAAAGCCGCTGGTTTCGAGACACATCGGCTGATTTTCACCGAGCCCGGCACGCCGGATGTCGATAATCTCTTCGCCAAAATAGGCGCAGGCGCCCCGCATCTCGTCTTCGCCGGCCACACCGACGTCGTCCCCGCCGGCGACGTCGCGCGCTGGAGCTCGGCCCCTTTCGCCGGAGAGATCGTCGACGGCCGGCTCGTCGGCCGCGGCGCGAGCGACATGAAAGGGGCGATCGGCGCCTTCATGGCGGCGGCGCTCTCCTATGTCGCCCGCCATGGCGCCCCCAAGGGGACGATCTCCTTCCTCATTACCGGCGACGAGGAAGGCCCGTCGATCAACGGCACGGTGAAAATGCTCGACTGGGCGCGGGCGCGGGGCGAGAAATTCGACCACGCCATCGTCGGCGAGCCGACCAATGTTTCTGCGCTCGGCGATACGATCAAGATCGGCCGACGCGGCTCGCTCAACGGCAAGATTCGGGTGATCGGCAAACAAGGCCATGTCGCCTATCCGCATCGCGCGGATAATCCCGTGCCAGCCATTGCGCGCATTGTCTCGGCGCTCTCGTCTTACGAATTCGATCGCGGCACGGCGCATTTCGACCCGACCAATCTCGAAGTCTCGTCGATCGACGTGGGCAATCCGGCGGTCAATGTCATTCCCGGGGAGGCCCGGGCGCAATTCAACGTGCGCTTCAACGACGCCTGGACGCTCGAGACGCTGCGCGCGCGCATCGCCGCCGTGGTCGAGGAGGCGGCCGGCGCGGCGCGCGTGGAGCTAGAGTTCTTGCCGAGCAACGCGGTCTCGTTCCTGACCGAGCCCGGCGCATTCACGGCGCTGGTCAGCGACGCTGTGACGGCGGTGACGGGGCGGACGCCCGAGCTGTCGACGAGCGGTGGCACGTCGGATGCGCGCTTCATCACGCGCGATTGTCCGGTCGTCGAATTCGGCCTGACAAATGAAACCATCCATGCCGTCGACGAGAACGCCCGCGTGGCGGACATTGAGGCGCTGGCGGCTGTGTACGAGCGGATTTTGGAGGCCTATTTCTCAGGTTAG
- a CDS encoding DUF1902 domain-containing protein yields MPKPVQIDAEWDDEARVWIATSDDAPGLVVEAETWQAMIDDVRAVLPALLGLNEGFAGGLTLTFRAETRLALAGG; encoded by the coding sequence ATGCCGAAACCTGTGCAAATCGACGCCGAATGGGACGACGAGGCGCGCGTCTGGATCGCGACAAGCGACGACGCGCCGGGCCTCGTGGTGGAGGCGGAAACCTGGCAGGCCATGATCGACGACGTGCGGGCGGTATTGCCGGCGCTGCTCGGGCTGAACGAGGGCTTTGCTGGCGGCCTTACGCTGACATTTCGGGCCGAGACGCGCCTCGCACTCGCCGGCGGCTGA
- the dapD gene encoding 2,3,4,5-tetrahydropyridine-2,6-dicarboxylate N-succinyltransferase — MPHTGLETLITAAFEDRANINAETQGDIRRAVDSALRLLDAGKLRVAEKIEGKEGPESWQVNQWLKKAVLLSFRLNDMAVIAGGPGGATWWDKVPSKFVGWGAGEHSAAGFRSVPGAIVRHSAYVAPGAILMPSFVNLGAYVDAGTMVDTWVTVGSCAQIGKNVHLSGGVGIGGVLEPLQANPTIIEDDCFIGARSEVVEGVVVGKGSVLSMGVFIGASTKIIDRATGKVYTGYVPPYSVVVSGSLPGKPLPNGEPGPSLYCAVIVKTVDAQTRSKTGINELLRD; from the coding sequence ATGCCGCACACCGGATTAGAAACCCTCATCACCGCCGCCTTCGAGGATCGCGCCAATATCAACGCCGAGACCCAGGGCGATATTCGCCGCGCCGTCGACAGCGCGCTGCGCCTGCTCGACGCCGGCAAGCTGCGCGTCGCGGAGAAGATCGAGGGCAAGGAGGGGCCGGAGTCCTGGCAGGTCAATCAATGGCTCAAGAAGGCCGTGCTGCTCTCCTTCCGTCTCAACGACATGGCGGTGATCGCGGGCGGGCCCGGCGGCGCCACCTGGTGGGACAAAGTCCCTTCGAAGTTCGTCGGCTGGGGCGCGGGCGAGCATAGCGCGGCCGGTTTCCGCTCCGTGCCGGGCGCGATCGTGCGCCATTCGGCCTATGTGGCGCCGGGGGCGATCCTCATGCCGTCTTTCGTGAATCTTGGCGCCTATGTCGACGCCGGCACCATGGTCGACACCTGGGTGACGGTCGGCTCCTGCGCGCAGATCGGCAAGAATGTGCATCTTTCGGGCGGCGTCGGCATCGGCGGCGTGCTGGAGCCGCTGCAGGCCAATCCGACGATCATCGAGGACGATTGCTTCATCGGCGCGCGCTCGGAGGTCGTGGAGGGCGTCGTCGTCGGGAAGGGCTCGGTTCTGTCGATGGGCGTCTTCATCGGCGCTTCGACCAAGATCATCGATCGCGCCACGGGCAAGGTCTACACGGGTTATGTGCCGCCTTATTCGGTCGTCGTCTCGGGAAGCCTGCCCGGCAAGCCGCTCCCCAATGGCGAGCCCGGCCCGTCGCTTTATTGCGCGGTCATCGTCAAGACCGTCGACGCGCAGACCCGCTCCAAGACCGGCATCAATGAGCTGTTGAGGGACTGA
- a CDS encoding DinB family protein: MIDPSFARTMARYNQWQNQNLYAAADGLSDEERRKDRGAFFKSIHATLNHLLWADYMWLSRIAGGEPPECSLDDSSAFRAEWEVMKADRVQTDLRLIDWANRLDASALEGEFTWYSGLLQSTIAKPKHLIVVHIFNHQTHHRGQVHAMLTAAGARPHGTDLAIMQLA, from the coding sequence ATGATCGACCCATCCTTTGCGCGAACCATGGCGCGCTACAATCAATGGCAGAACCAAAACCTCTATGCCGCCGCTGACGGCTTATCTGACGAAGAGCGGCGCAAGGACCGGGGCGCGTTCTTCAAATCGATCCATGCGACGCTCAATCATTTGCTGTGGGCGGACTATATGTGGCTCAGCCGCATCGCCGGGGGCGAGCCGCCGGAGTGCAGCCTGGACGACTCGAGCGCGTTTCGCGCCGAATGGGAGGTCATGAAGGCCGACCGCGTGCAAACCGACTTACGGCTGATCGACTGGGCGAATCGCCTCGACGCGTCGGCGCTCGAAGGAGAGTTCACCTGGTATTCGGGCCTGCTTCAAAGCACGATCGCGAAGCCCAAGCATCTCATCGTGGTCCATATCTTCAATCACCAGACCCACCATCGCGGGCAGGTTCACGCTATGCTCACCGCCGCGGGGGCGCGGCCGCACGGGACGGATCTGGCGATTATGCAGCTTGCCTAA
- a CDS encoding metallophosphoesterase, whose product MKKFFSAALLAALCAAQAPALAEERDEHEDSARKTIAVFGDWPYNKLLIDNAKLLIDSVNKDGDVSLVMHLGDIHSGSMPCTSAGILPPVPTSDPGYNQKIFSFFQQFKSPVVYTPGDNEWTDCHRTKEATSAPLNEIASIRTLFFARPGHTLGLTDKTVYTQAEKFDTNFPKDAQYVENVLWSDARVMFVTLNMPGSNNDKNAWTNGFEGPAHQQEIADRTAAAIRWLNTAFQFAMRYRMKGVVIGIQADMWDRFAAAPGGDGLDGYTGFVNELARLSVAFGKPVLLLNGDSHIFTVDKPLADPSSATGQIHKTIPVPNLTRITVQGSTVAPAEWLKLTIDPRSANLFRWQNVPFCKDPLTSCQ is encoded by the coding sequence ATGAAAAAATTCTTTTCCGCCGCCTTGCTTGCGGCTCTATGCGCCGCGCAGGCGCCCGCGCTTGCCGAAGAGCGCGACGAGCATGAAGATTCTGCCCGCAAGACGATCGCCGTCTTCGGCGACTGGCCGTACAACAAGCTGCTGATCGACAATGCGAAGCTGCTGATCGACTCGGTCAATAAGGACGGAGACGTCAGCCTCGTCATGCATCTCGGCGACATTCATTCAGGCAGCATGCCCTGCACCAGCGCCGGCATCCTGCCGCCGGTTCCGACGTCCGACCCGGGCTATAATCAGAAGATTTTCTCGTTCTTCCAGCAGTTCAAATCGCCGGTTGTCTATACGCCGGGCGACAATGAGTGGACCGACTGCCATCGCACCAAGGAGGCCACGAGTGCGCCGCTCAATGAAATCGCCTCGATTCGCACCCTGTTTTTCGCGCGTCCCGGCCACACGCTCGGGCTCACCGACAAGACCGTCTACACCCAGGCTGAGAAATTCGACACGAACTTCCCCAAGGACGCACAATATGTCGAGAACGTGCTGTGGTCGGACGCGCGGGTGATGTTCGTCACCCTGAACATGCCGGGTTCGAACAACGACAAGAACGCCTGGACGAATGGTTTCGAAGGCCCCGCGCATCAGCAGGAAATCGCCGACCGCACGGCCGCGGCGATTCGCTGGCTCAATACAGCCTTCCAATTCGCCATGCGCTATCGGATGAAGGGCGTCGTGATCGGCATTCAGGCTGATATGTGGGATCGCTTCGCGGCGGCGCCCGGCGGCGACGGCCTCGACGGCTACACGGGTTTTGTGAATGAGCTGGCGCGTCTCAGCGTCGCCTTCGGCAAGCCGGTGCTGCTGCTCAACGGCGACTCGCATATCTTCACGGTCGACAAGCCGCTCGCCGATCCGTCGAGCGCCACGGGCCAGATTCACAAGACCATTCCCGTGCCGAATCTGACCCGCATCACCGTGCAGGGCTCGACGGTCGCGCCGGCCGAGTGGCTGAAGCTGACCATCGATCCGCGCTCGGCCAATCTCTTCAGATGGCAGAATGTGCCCTTCTGCAAAGACCCGCTGACGAGCTGCCAGTAA
- a CDS encoding pyrimidine 5'-nucleotidase — translation MSNPLGAGLNDRFSHIDTWVFDLDNTLYPQTADLWPKIDARITLFMMRLFGLDAISLRALQKHYYLRYGTTLRGLMIEHEVEAEAYLEFVHDIDRSSLEHNHSLAEAIAALPGRKLILTNGSRHHATATAKQLGIDHLFEDIFDIIAADFIAKPEEAAYERFFERLKVDPARSVLFEDIPRNLLVPHRRGMTTVLVLPAAGEAVEREAWEVARGDEPHVDFVTDDLVGFLETLGR, via the coding sequence ATGAGCAACCCTCTAGGCGCTGGCCTGAACGATCGCTTCTCCCACATCGACACTTGGGTGTTCGATCTCGACAACACCCTCTATCCGCAGACGGCCGACCTCTGGCCCAAGATCGACGCGCGCATCACCCTGTTCATGATGCGCCTGTTCGGCCTCGACGCCATTTCGCTGCGCGCCCTACAGAAACATTACTATCTGCGCTACGGGACGACGCTGCGCGGCTTGATGATCGAGCACGAAGTCGAGGCCGAAGCCTATCTCGAATTCGTCCACGACATCGACCGCTCGTCGCTCGAGCATAATCATTCGCTGGCCGAAGCGATCGCGGCTTTGCCGGGCCGCAAGCTGATTCTCACGAACGGCTCGCGCCATCATGCGACCGCGACCGCCAAACAGCTCGGGATCGATCATCTCTTCGAAGATATTTTCGACATTATCGCCGCGGATTTCATCGCCAAGCCGGAGGAGGCCGCCTATGAACGCTTCTTCGAGCGGCTGAAGGTCGACCCCGCACGCTCTGTGCTCTTTGAAGACATTCCGCGCAATCTCCTCGTGCCGCACAGGCGCGGGATGACGACGGTGCTCGTTCTGCCGGCCGCAGGAGAGGCGGTCGAGCGCGAGGCATGGGAGGTCGCGCGCGGCGACGAGCCTCATGTCGATTTCGTCACCGACGACCTCGTGGGTTTTCTCGAAACGCTCGGTCGCTGA